Proteins from a genomic interval of Quercus lobata isolate SW786 chromosome 11, ValleyOak3.0 Primary Assembly, whole genome shotgun sequence:
- the LOC115967141 gene encoding dehydrin ERD14-like, whose product MADQQYSTVQESETAQKVAGESLNCEMFLNKEQNQKLQEDAALTDAKTMKEEAKTTLMEELHRSKSDSSSSSDEEDEGREKKKKKKGLKEKLSGEKEEVDTKCKDTFTPVEKGNEVVNAEATHTQEKKGFIEKIKEKLPGHHKKAEDGFSAECATNEHSPEGEAMEKKGILEKIKEKLPGCHKNEEEKKDKKFEKKSQSHY is encoded by the exons ATGGCAGATCAGCAATATTCAACAGTCCAGGAAAGTGAGACTGCCCAAAAGGTTGCAGGAGAATCGTTGAATTGTGAGATGTTCTTGAATAAGGAACAAAACCAGAAACTCCAAGAGGATGCGGCCTTGACAGATGCCAAGACAATGAAAGAGGAAGCGAAGACCACTCTCATGGAGGAGCTCCACCGGTCCAAAAGCGACTCTAGCTCG TCTagtgatgaagaagatgaaggaagagagaagaaaaagaagaagaaaggctTAAAGGAAAAATTATCAGGCGAAAAGGAAGAGGTAGACACTAAGTGCAAAGACACATTCACTCCAGTTGAGAAAGGCAATGAAGTAGTAAATGCAGAGGCAACACACACACAGGAGAAAAAGGGGTTTAttgagaaaatcaaagaaaaacttCCGGGACACCACAAGAAGGCAGAAGATGGTTTTTCTGCTGAGTGTGCTACAAATGAGCATTCCCCTGAAGGTGAAGCAATGGAGAAGAAAGGAATCTTGGAGAAAATCAAGGAGAAGCTACCTGGGTGCCATAAGAATGAAGAGGAGAAAAAGG ACAAAAAGTTCgaaaaaaaatcccaatcaCATTATTAA
- the LOC115967479 gene encoding uncharacterized protein LOC115967479 codes for MAGTMHTKSDSEVTMSMDQGFSPPRSPRRPVLYYVQSPSNHDVEKMSYGSSPMGSPQHHYYHCSPIHHSRESSTSRFSASLKNPRSLYTWKKLQKEATDGDDEDDEENGGYFGGSGRSVRLYFCFVFLFVLLFTVFSLILWGASKSYKPKVFVKNIVFENFYIQAGNDHSGVPTDMLSLNSTVKILYRNPATFFGVHVTATPLQLQYYQLQLASGQMKKFYQSRKSQRTVVTVVLGHQVPLYGGISAIADAREHNERVVIPMNLTFVMRSRAYILGRLVKSKFYTRVRCSVTLRGNRLGKPHNLTNSCVHQ; via the exons ATGGCAGGGACAATGCACACAAAGTCGGACTCAGAGGTGACGATGAGCATGGACCAAGGCTTCTCACCACCACGTTCACCACGCAGGCCAGTGTTATACTACGTGCAAAGCCCATCAAACCACGACGTGGAGAAAATGTCATATGGGTCAAGCCCTATGGGCTCACCCCAACACCACTACTATCACTGCTCACCGATTCATCACTCGCGCGAGTCATCCACTTCGCGATTCTCTGCTTCTCTCAAGAACCCCAGAAGCCTATACACTTGGAAGAAGCTCCAGAAAGAGGCTACAGATggagatgatgaagatgatgaggaAAATGGAGGTTATTTTGGAGGGTCTGGGCGCTCTGTGAGGTTGTActtttgctttgttttcttgttcGTTTTGCTGTTCACTGTGTTCTCTTTGATCTTGTGGGGTGCTAGCAAGAGTTACAAGCCTAAAGTCTTCGTTAAG AACATAGTATTCGAGAACTTTTATATACAAGCAGGGAACGATCACTCAGGGGTACCAACAGATATGCTGTCATTGAATTCAACGGTGAAGATCTTGTACAGAAATCCTGCCACCTTCTTCGGTGTCCATGTCACAGCTACTCCTCTGCAACTTCAATATTATCAGCTCCAGCTTGCCTCTGGTCAG ATGAAAAAGTTTTATCAGTCAAGGAAGAGCCAGAGAACGGTTGTGACAGTGGTGCTAGGCCATCAAGTGCCACTCTATGGTGGGATCTCGGCAATTGCAGATGCAAGAGAGCACAATGAGAGAGTAGTAATTCCAATGAACCTGACATTTGTGATGAGGTCAAGGGCCTACATTTTGGGAAGACTGGTGAAGTCCAAGTTTTATACGAGAGTCCGGTGCTCTGTAACTCTTAGAGGCAATAGACTTGGCAAACCCCATAATTTGACAAATTCATGTGTCCACCAGTGA
- the LOC115967142 gene encoding lysine histidine transporter-like 7 — MVEQDYRQVMALPPSSPNAIFPAELLQTITIIDSDPSKSTKSTNFQGCQPNPQEDWLPITESRNGSTFSATFHLLCSGIGLQALLLPIAFASLGWAWAIICLSLAFVWQLYTIIILVGLHESVSGIRYSRYLQLAKVSFGSKLGKFLAKFPLMYTSGGTCILLIINGGGILDLLFKTICENEATCHVKPLSSTERFLVFTCMAILIAQLPNLNSMVKVSLIGATTAVGYCTLILVLSITKGRPTSISYDQSDAVKSNMKKFSDMLNALAIIALAFRGHNVILEIQGTLPSDQNQTSYKPMCKAVTISYIVIAMSQFPLAIVGFWAYGNKVPFNGGLLSAYSQIHGANTSKLMMGLIYLLVLVNRLCTFQVYAMPVFDNMEMRYITKKKKPCSKWVRTCLRILFGGLTFLAAVALPFFGSLTLLLGGIALPLTFAYPCFMWITMKKPQPNRVVWSINLVLGCLGIVFSVLIVIAAAWTLSDKGLKADFFKP, encoded by the exons ATGGTAGAACAAGATTATAGACAAGTCATGGCTCTTCCACCTTCATCCCCCAATGCAATATTCCCAGCAGAGCTATTGCAAACGATAACAATTATAGATAGCGATCCCTCAAAGAGTACTAAATCTACAAATTTCCAAGGTTGCCAGCCGAATCCACAGGAAGATTGGCTCCCCATCACTGAGTCCAGGAATGGCAGCACCTTTTCTGCAACGTTTCATTTACTCTGCTCAGGAATTGGATTGCAAGCTCTTTTGCTTCCTATTGCATTTGCCTCACTTGGATG GGCATGGGCTATTATATGTTTGTCACTAGCATTTGTGTGGCAGCTCTATACCATAATTATTCTCGTTGGATTACATGAATCAGTTTCTGGAATTCGCTACAGCAGATATTTACAACTTGCAAAAGTTTCTTTTG GTTCAAAACTAGGGAAGTTTCTTGCCAAATTCCCATTGATGTACACATCAGGAGGTACGTGTATCCTTCTGATTATCAATGGCGGTGGGATCTTGGACCTCTTATTTAAAACCATATGTGAAAATGAGGCCACATGTCATGTCAAGCCATTATCAAGTACAGAGCGGTTCTTGGTATTCACTTGCATGGCAATACTTATAGCCCAACTACCCAACCTAAACTCTATGGTTAAGGTGTCTCTAATTGGGGCCACTACAGCTGTTGGATATTGTACTTTGATTTTGGTTCTCTCAATCACTAAGGGTAGGCCTACAAGCATATCTTATGATCAATCTGATGCGGTGaaatcaaacatgaaaaaattCAGTGATATGTTGAATGCACTTGCGATTATTGCCCTCGCATTCAGAGGACATAATGTTATCCTTGAGATACAG GGAACATTGCCTTCAGATCAAAACCAAACATCCTATAAGCCAATGTGCAAAGCAGTGACAATATCATATATAGTGATCGCCATGAGCCAATTTCCCCTCGCAATAGTTGGATTTTGGGCCTACGGAAACAAG GTACCTTTTAATGGAGGATTGTTGAGTGCATATTCACAAATCCATGGAGCCAACACCTCAAAGTTAATGATGGGCTTAATTTATCTACTAGTATTGGTGAACCGTTTATGTACATTCCAAGTTTATGCCATGCCAGTTTTTGACAACATGGAAATGAGATACAtaaccaagaagaagaagccatgcTCAAAGTGGGTTCGTACTTGCCTTCGCATTTTATTTGGAGGGCTGACTTTCCTTGCTGCTGTGGCTTTGCCATTTTTTGGAAGCCTAACACTTCTATTGGGAGGTATAGCATTACCTTTGACTTTTGCTTATCCATGTTTCATGTGGATTACAATGAAGAAACCTCAACCAAATCGTGTGGTTTGGTCTATAAACTTGGTGCTTGGTTGCCTTGGCATTGTCTTCAGTGTTCTAATAGTTATTGCAGCGGCTTGGACTTTATCTGACAAAGGCTTAAAAGCCGACTTCTTCAAGCCTTAA